In Juglans microcarpa x Juglans regia isolate MS1-56 chromosome 4S, Jm3101_v1.0, whole genome shotgun sequence, a single window of DNA contains:
- the LOC121261882 gene encoding nuclear envelope-associated protein 2-like isoform X1: MSILEEKPSSSSSWLASEATSVIPAGEIDPLLKDLNEKKQSFRRNVVSLAAELKEVRTRLTSREQSYALETLTRQEAEAKAKNMEEEIGRLEKKLEERNAKVQASASTAEKCLKELDDLRSQLSATRAIADSSAASAQSARLQCLALVKELEEKNGSLKEHEDRVTTLGEQLDNLQRDIQARESSQKQLKDEVLKIENDIMQAVAKAGVSKDCELRKLLNEVSPKNFEKINKLLIFKDEEIAKLKDEIKIMSAHWKHKTKELESQLEKQRRADQELKKRVLKLEFCLQEARSQTRKLQRMGERRDKALKELRDQLAAKQQSATMSAEEQNFWETSGFKIVVSMSMLILVVFSKR, encoded by the exons atgtcaaTTTTGGAGGAGAAGCCATCGTCTTCTTCGTCATGGCTGGCATCGGAGGCTACGTCGGTGATACCGGCTGGAGAGATTGATCCTTTGTTGAAAGACTTGAATGAGAAGAAGCAGAGCTTCCGACGGAACGTGGTTTCGTTGGCAGCGGAGTTGAAGGAGGTTCGGACCCGCTTAACATCTCGGGAGCAATCATATGCTTTAGAAACTCTAACAAGACAG GAAGCAGAGGCAAAAGCTAAGAACATGGAGGAAGAAATTGGTAGATTGGAGAAGAAGTTGGAAGAGAGGAATGCGAAGGTTCAGGCTTCGGCATCTACTGCTGAGAAG TGTCTCAAGGAGTTGGATGACCTTAGATCACAGCTTTCAGCCACTCGAGCAATTGCAGATTCCAGTGCTGCATCAGCTCAATCAGCACGGCTCCAGTGTTTAGCCCTTGTAAAGGAATTAGAGGAAAAGAATGGTTCACTGAAAGAGCATGAGGATCGTGTAACTACATTAGGAGAGCAATTGGATAACCTACAGAGGGATATTCAAGCCAGGGAATCTTCCCAAAAGCAACTGAAAGATGAagtgttgaaaattgaaaatgatattatgcAAGCTGTTGCAAAAGCTGGAGTAAGCAAGGATTGTGAACTGAGGAAATTATTAAATGAGGTTTCTCCAAAGAATTTCGAGAAGATTAATAAGCTTTTGATTTTTAAGGATGAAGAAATAGCAAAACTGAAGGATGAAATTAAGATAATGTCTGCTCACTGGAAACATAAGACCAAGGAGTTGGAGTCACAG TTAGAGAAGCAACGGCGAGCTGATCAGGAACTGAAAAAGAGAGTGTTGAAGTTGGAATTCTGCCTCCAGGAAGCTCGTTCTCAGACACGAAAGCTCCAAAGG ATGGGAGAGCGAAGGGACAAAGCCCTAAAAGAACTCAGAGATCAGTTAGCAGCAAAACAACAAAGTGCAACCATGAGTGCTGAAGAACAAAATTTCTGGGAAACCTCTGGCTTCAAGATTGTTGTTTCAATGTCGATGTTGATCTTGGTGGTATTTTCAAAAAGATGA
- the LOC121261880 gene encoding helicase SRCAP-like, giving the protein MAEGASKCFFLFLSLLTVCSSGTLVGFSDHARGTAASSPARTILFLEPNNVTPSHIQVFVADKKVSNTISDSGGSVDLYLSKSLLENLLNSQSSVVSWLKRHVMPFLPHVNINSIIVSSGNDGSVQSELLMLLSTLQSIQSALSNLHLESQVRVSVAFSMSILEKLNQTQKRDLHRICGFIKKTGSYVMIKASIDIHLSMGHQFVQSMIEKAILTSYLLPHNEVPVVLAIKSTPIPSATEVAQFSDKVFKSLENNTQLSKQIVGFYIEVLSMDDLLQRGIKRGEEEIFPSSHRELISKSQLTTILHDAINPPTVFPTGPISTPSVITSPDNPTPTIVTVPATNPVTITPANPGSTPLTVPSATPVTIPSTNPPNSPVPITNPVTTPSTVPGAQPVTNPVTTYPAPPGAVPVINPEVPPATTNAPAIPGQSWCVAKTGALEAALQAALDYACGVGGADCSQIQQGGSCFDPNTLQNHASYAINSYYQKNPGPTSCDFEGTAAIVNDNPSTGSCIYLSSSASSLPLSSSSPTTATPTPTTIPTAPSSAGAGVSSSSPPTVFDTGDPTSGIMPNLSPPVNSSTSFSSGLQPFIGCIVLVTSFVTTKIVLHM; this is encoded by the exons ATGGCCGAAGGAGCTTCTAAAtgcttcttcctctttctctctctccttactGTCTGTTCTTCTG GAACTCTGGTGGGTTTCTCCGATCATGCAAGAGGCACTGCAGCTTCATCACCTGCTAGAACAATATTGTTCCTCGAGCCGAACAATGTCACCCCGTCTCATATTCAGGTTTTTGTAGCAGATAAAAAGGTTTCAAATACTATATCCGACTCTGGCGGGTCTGTTGATCTCTACTTAAGTAAAAGCCTACTTGAGAATTTGTTGAATTCACAATCATCTGTTGTTTCATGGCTGAAGAGACATGTAATGCCCTTTCTTCCACATGTGAACATCAATAGCATCATAGTCAGTAGTGGCAATGACGGTTCGGTACAAAGTGAGCTATTAATGCTTTTATCTACCTTACAATCAATCCAATCAGCCCTGAGTAATCTTCATCTGGAAAGCCAAGTTAGGGTCTCGGTAGCCTTTTCAATGTCAATCTTAGAGAAATTGAATCAAACACAGAAAAGAGACCTGCATAGGATTTGCGGTTTTATTAAGAAAACTGGATCTTATGTCATGATTAAAGCCAGTATTGATATACACTTAAGCATGGGACATCAGTTTGTGCAGTCTATGATTGAAAAAGCCATCCTTACCAGTTATCTTCTTCCTCACAATGAAGTTCCAGTGGTTCTAGCCATCAAGAGCACTCCCATTCCGAGTGCAACAGAAGTAGCTCAATTCAGTGATAAGGTTTTCAAGTCATTAGAAAACAACACTCAGCTATCAAAGCAGATAGTTGGGTTTTATATAGAAGTATTATCTATGGACGATTTATTGCAGAGAGGGATTAAAAGGGGAGAGGAAGAGATCTTTCCTTCTTCCCATAGAGAACTTATAAGCAAATCCCAACTCACAACAATTTTACATGACGCTATCAACCCACCAACAGTCTTTCCCACAGGTCCAATATCAACACcctcagtcatcacctctccaGATAACCCCACACCAACCATTGTCACCGTTCCTGCTACTAACCCTGTCACAATTACACCAGCCAATCCCGGTTCCACACCATTAACAGTTCCCTCAGCCACACCGGTCACAATACCCTCCACAAATCCTCCAAACTCACCAGTACCAATCACCAACCCGGTAACAACTCCTAGCACAGTCCCAGGGGCACAACCAGTAACTAACCCTGTAACAACTTATCCAGCCCCACCAGGAGCTGTTCCCGTCATAAACCCAGAGGTACCTCCTGCAACAACAAATGCTCCAGCAATTCCAGGACAAAGCTGGTGTGTGGCCAAGACTGGAGCGTTGGAGGCAGCACTTCAGGCAGCACTGGACTATGCATGCGGAGTGGGAGGTGCAGACTGTTCACAAATCCAGCAGGGTGGGAGTTGTTTCGATCCAAATACACTTCAAAACCATGCCTCATATGCAATCAACAGCTATTATCAGAAGAATCCAGGGCCAACTAGCTGTGATTTTGAAGGGACTGCAGCCATAGTCAATGACAATCCAA GCACTGGTTCTTGCATTTACCTATCATCATCAGCATCATCATTGCCATTATCCTCATCATCACCAACAACGGCAACTCCAACACCGACAACAATTCCAACAGCACCATCATCGGCAGGGGCAGGTGTATCGAG CTCCAGTCCTCCTACAGTGTTCGACACAGGTGATCCAACTTCAGGTATAATGCCAAATTTAAGCCCTCCTGTCAACtcatcaacatctttttcaTCTGGTTTGCAACCCTTTATTGGTTGTATTGTTCTGGTAACGTCCTTTGTTACCACAAAAATAGTTCTGCACATGTAG
- the LOC121261882 gene encoding nuclear envelope-associated protein 2-like isoform X2: protein MEEEIGRLEKKLEERNAKVQASASTAEKCLKELDDLRSQLSATRAIADSSAASAQSARLQCLALVKELEEKNGSLKEHEDRVTTLGEQLDNLQRDIQARESSQKQLKDEVLKIENDIMQAVAKAGVSKDCELRKLLNEVSPKNFEKINKLLIFKDEEIAKLKDEIKIMSAHWKHKTKELESQLEKQRRADQELKKRVLKLEFCLQEARSQTRKLQRMGERRDKALKELRDQLAAKQQSATMSAEEQNFWETSGFKIVVSMSMLILVVFSKR from the exons ATGGAGGAAGAAATTGGTAGATTGGAGAAGAAGTTGGAAGAGAGGAATGCGAAGGTTCAGGCTTCGGCATCTACTGCTGAGAAG TGTCTCAAGGAGTTGGATGACCTTAGATCACAGCTTTCAGCCACTCGAGCAATTGCAGATTCCAGTGCTGCATCAGCTCAATCAGCACGGCTCCAGTGTTTAGCCCTTGTAAAGGAATTAGAGGAAAAGAATGGTTCACTGAAAGAGCATGAGGATCGTGTAACTACATTAGGAGAGCAATTGGATAACCTACAGAGGGATATTCAAGCCAGGGAATCTTCCCAAAAGCAACTGAAAGATGAagtgttgaaaattgaaaatgatattatgcAAGCTGTTGCAAAAGCTGGAGTAAGCAAGGATTGTGAACTGAGGAAATTATTAAATGAGGTTTCTCCAAAGAATTTCGAGAAGATTAATAAGCTTTTGATTTTTAAGGATGAAGAAATAGCAAAACTGAAGGATGAAATTAAGATAATGTCTGCTCACTGGAAACATAAGACCAAGGAGTTGGAGTCACAG TTAGAGAAGCAACGGCGAGCTGATCAGGAACTGAAAAAGAGAGTGTTGAAGTTGGAATTCTGCCTCCAGGAAGCTCGTTCTCAGACACGAAAGCTCCAAAGG ATGGGAGAGCGAAGGGACAAAGCCCTAAAAGAACTCAGAGATCAGTTAGCAGCAAAACAACAAAGTGCAACCATGAGTGCTGAAGAACAAAATTTCTGGGAAACCTCTGGCTTCAAGATTGTTGTTTCAATGTCGATGTTGATCTTGGTGGTATTTTCAAAAAGATGA